One Pyrus communis chromosome 13, drPyrComm1.1, whole genome shotgun sequence genomic window carries:
- the LOC137711863 gene encoding protein LATERAL ORGAN BOUNDARIES-like → MASSSSSYNSPCAACKFLRRKCMPGCIFAPYFPPEEPQKFANVHKIFGASNVTKLLNELLPHQREDAVNSLAYEAEARVRDPVYGCVGAISFLQRQVQRLQKELDAANADLIHYACNELTTTVLPPPTTASMAGTYSVIQPNMDPQRRFVDQPHHHHQYYQQTSTTTSNAPGVGFPVPYHPWNGGGGGGEGRM, encoded by the coding sequence atggcATCCTCCAGCTCCTCCTATAACTCTCCATGCGCTGCCTGCAAGTTCTTGAGAAGGAAATGCATGCCGGGCTGCATTTTTGCACCGTATTTCCCACCAGAGGAGCCCCAAAAATTTGCAAACGTCCACAAGATCTTCGGGGCTAGCAATGTCACCAAACTTCTTAACGAGCTCCTGCCTCACCAGCGTGAGGACGCCGTGAACTCCCTGGCCTATGAGGCCGAGGCACGTGTCAGGGACCCGGTCTATGGCTGTGTTGGTGCCATTTCTTTCCTCCAAAGACAGGTCCAGAGGCTCCAGAAGGAGCTCGATGCCGCTAATGCTGATCTTATTCACTATGCCTGCAATGAACTCACAACAACTGTGTTGCCTCCTCCTACTACTGCATCAATGGCCGGGACATATTCGGTTATTCAGCCGAATATGGATCCTCAGAGAAGGTTTGTTGATCaacctcatcatcatcatcagtaTTACCAACAAACAAGTACCACAACTAGTAATGCTCCTGGAGTCGGTTTCCCAGTACCTTATCATCCATGgaatggaggaggaggaggaggagagggcAGAATGTGA